The following proteins are co-located in the Diaphorobacter sp. HDW4B genome:
- a CDS encoding MFS transporter encodes MPPQLPHDTAPTPDDDQSTSNKNSEQADQAEAAAAAELKRGAAERAAQSPFAPLSVPVFRMLWATWIVANTCMWMNDVATAWLMTTLTTSPVLVALVQTASTAPVFLLGLPSGALADILDRRKYFMITQFWVAGVAAVLCVAVMSGGMTAHLLLALTFANGIGLAMRWPVFAAIVPELVSRQQLPAALALNGVAMNASRIIGPLVAGAVIASAGSHWVFVLNAVLSLIAGFTIMRWRRVHPDNPLGRERLTSAMRVGVTFVRESVAMRAVLWRISIFFFHATALMALLPLVARELEAGGAGTFTLLLASMGAGAIGSAMFLPRLRQLMTLDQLVRYGTVAQAVATAVVAFAPNVYIAVPAMVLAGAAWITTANSLTVAAQLVLPNWVRARGMSIYQMCIMGATAAGAALWGQVASMFSVHISLAIAAVSGVVIMFLVLRVVRNRQPEEDLSPARTLIRPNASTTPEAGLHLVVTIEYFIDPARAQEFRAVMRESRRTRLQQGALHWELEHDIADPRRYVERILDESWVEHLRRFDRSTNADMALRDRRLAFHVGENPPVVTRYVVEIE; translated from the coding sequence ATGCCGCCACAGCTTCCCCACGACACCGCGCCCACTCCTGACGACGATCAGTCCACCTCGAACAAGAACAGCGAGCAGGCCGATCAGGCCGAAGCCGCTGCCGCCGCCGAACTGAAGCGCGGCGCGGCCGAGCGGGCTGCGCAGTCGCCGTTCGCACCGCTGTCCGTGCCCGTGTTCCGCATGCTCTGGGCCACCTGGATCGTCGCCAACACCTGCATGTGGATGAACGACGTGGCGACCGCGTGGCTGATGACCACGCTGACCACCTCGCCCGTGCTGGTGGCGCTGGTGCAGACGGCATCGACCGCGCCCGTGTTCCTGCTGGGCCTGCCCAGCGGGGCGCTCGCGGACATTCTGGATCGCCGCAAATATTTCATGATCACCCAGTTCTGGGTGGCCGGTGTGGCCGCCGTGCTGTGCGTTGCCGTCATGAGCGGCGGGATGACGGCGCACCTGCTGCTGGCGCTCACGTTCGCCAACGGCATTGGGCTGGCCATGCGCTGGCCGGTGTTCGCCGCCATCGTGCCGGAGCTGGTCAGCCGTCAGCAACTGCCTGCGGCACTCGCGCTCAACGGCGTGGCGATGAATGCCTCGCGCATCATTGGCCCGCTGGTGGCCGGAGCCGTCATCGCCAGTGCCGGCAGCCACTGGGTGTTCGTGCTCAACGCCGTGCTGTCGCTGATTGCCGGTTTCACCATCATGCGCTGGCGCCGCGTGCACCCGGACAACCCACTGGGCCGCGAGCGCCTGACCAGCGCCATGCGCGTGGGTGTGACCTTCGTGCGCGAGTCCGTCGCCATGCGCGCCGTGCTCTGGCGCATCTCGATCTTCTTCTTCCACGCCACAGCCCTGATGGCCCTGCTGCCGCTGGTCGCACGCGAACTCGAAGCAGGCGGCGCGGGCACCTTCACGCTGCTGCTCGCCTCGATGGGCGCGGGTGCCATCGGCTCGGCCATGTTCCTGCCGCGCTTGCGGCAACTGATGACGCTCGACCAACTGGTGCGCTACGGCACGGTGGCGCAGGCCGTCGCCACCGCCGTGGTCGCGTTTGCGCCCAATGTCTACATCGCCGTGCCCGCCATGGTGCTGGCCGGTGCCGCGTGGATCACGACGGCCAACTCGCTGACCGTCGCCGCCCAGCTCGTGCTGCCCAACTGGGTGCGCGCGCGCGGCATGTCGATCTACCAGATGTGCATCATGGGCGCGACCGCCGCCGGTGCCGCGCTCTGGGGACAGGTGGCGTCGATGTTCAGCGTGCACATCAGCCTGGCCATCGCCGCTGTCTCGGGCGTGGTCATCATGTTCCTGGTCCTGCGCGTGGTGCGCAACCGCCAGCCCGAGGAAGACCTGAGCCCCGCGCGCACGCTGATCCGCCCGAACGCCAGCACCACGCCCGAGGCGGGTCTGCATCTGGTGGTGACCATCGAATACTTCATCGACCCGGCCCGCGCCCAGGAATTCCGCGCCGTCATGCGCGAAAGCCGCCGCACGCGCCTGCAGCAAGGCGCGCTGCACTGGGAACTGGAACACGACATCGCCGACCCACGCCGTTATGTGGAGCGGATTCTGGACGAGTCATGGGTGGAGCATCTGCGCCGCTTTGATCGCTCGACCAATGCGGACATGGCACTGCGCGACCGCCGCCTAGCGTTTCACGTCGGCGAGAACCCGCCGGTGGTCACGCGGTATGTGGTGGAGATCGAATAG
- a CDS encoding Lrp/AsnC family transcriptional regulator yields the protein MESLDKFDLLILSELQTNARLTNAELAQRVGLSAAPCWRRVRALEEAGFILGYHAALDRHKIGLGVLAFVRLDALRNTGDLTRSMEEAIAKIPEVVACHYISGSGTFELQVVAKDLDSFSQFARNVLLNLPNVKDMHTSFSLGEVKTAGALPLAHLPGAR from the coding sequence ATGGAAAGTTTGGACAAATTCGATCTCTTGATCCTCTCGGAGCTGCAAACCAACGCGCGTCTGACCAATGCGGAACTCGCCCAGCGCGTCGGTCTGTCGGCCGCGCCCTGCTGGCGGCGGGTACGTGCGCTGGAGGAAGCGGGCTTCATTCTTGGTTACCACGCGGCGCTGGATCGCCACAAGATTGGCCTCGGCGTGCTGGCCTTCGTGCGGCTGGACGCGCTGCGCAACACCGGCGACCTGACCCGGTCCATGGAAGAGGCCATCGCCAAGATTCCCGAGGTCGTCGCCTGTCACTACATCAGCGGCAGCGGCACCTTTGAATTGCAGGTGGTCGCCAAGGATCTGGACAGCTTCTCGCAATTCGCGCGCAATGTGCTGCTCAATCTGCCCAATGTGAAGGACATGCACACCAGCTTTTCATTGGGCGAAGTGAAGACCGCAGGCGCCCTGCCGCTGGCGCATCTGCCGGGCGCGCGCTGA
- a CDS encoding indolepyruvate ferredoxin oxidoreductase family protein yields MNAPLPESVRRALETVSLEDKYTLDKGRAFMSGVQALVRLPMLQRQRDAQQGLNTAGFISGYRGSPLGTYDQSLWSAKKHLAENNIVFQPGVNEELGATAVWGTQQLDLYPDTKKFDGVFGIWYGKGPGVDRCSDVFKHANMAGTSKHGGVIAIAGDDHISKSSTAAHQSDHIFKACGLPVFFPSSVQDILDMGLHAFAMSRFSGLWSGVKTIQEVVESSSSISVDPDRVKIILPEDFQMPPGGLHIRWPDAPLEQEARLMDYKWYAALAYVRANKLNYNVIEGQNDRFGIIASGKAFNDTRQALADLGIDDETCHQLGIRLHKVNVVWPLEATITRDFAQGLQEILVVEEKRQVIEYQLKEELYNWRADVRPNVLGKFDEIEGDNSGGEWSMPNPSQNWLLRPKADLTPAIIAKAIAKRLKKLGVSADIARRMDERIAVIEARERALTEPKQQTGDRVPWFCSGCPHNTSTRVPDGSRAVAGIGCHYMTTWMPDRNTSTFTQMGGEGVTWVGQAPFTKENHVFANLGDGTYFHSGLMAIRQSIASGANITYKILYNDAVAMTGGQQVGERPEGHSVAQIAHSLRAEGIVKLVVVTDEPEKYHGRAHHVDPTGARAKHAELINDLPPGIEVFHRDELDRIQREFREIKGATAIIYDQTCATEKRRRRKRGKMATPSKTVLINELVCEGCGDCSTKSNCLSVEPVETDFGRKRRINQNSCNKDYSCVNGFCPSFVTIEGGELKKAKKEKKGDLTALLPIPEPVLPVAESAWGIVVAGVGGTGVITIGSLLGMAAHLEGKGVITQDAAGLAQKGGSTWSHIQIANRPEAIFTTKVDTAKADLVIGCDPIVAANKSTLSVMQPGRTFVALNTSGTPSAAFVGNPNWQFPKESCEAAIADAVGNELVGVFDAEQVAAQLLGDSIYTNPLMLGYAWQKGRVPLSHASLMRAIELNGVQIDNNKAAFEWGRRCAYKLSEVQALFQAAQVIEFVKKPSLTEMVHKRVEFLTGYQNAAYAKQYSDFVEKVRQSEAKLGPSTKLSEAVARYLFKLMAYKDEYEVARLHTDQAFVSKIENMFEGDYKIVHHLAPPATAKKNEKGELIKKSYGPWMRKAFGVLAGLKGLRGTALDPFGKTEERKMERALIVEYRASIEEILKSLNARNLSLAVDIARIPEDIRGYGHVKERHLHAARVKWQGLLAQWRGAPAEARVRETA; encoded by the coding sequence ATGAACGCCCCGCTGCCCGAATCAGTTCGCCGCGCGCTAGAGACGGTATCCCTGGAAGACAAATACACGCTCGACAAGGGCAGAGCCTTCATGAGCGGCGTTCAAGCCCTCGTGCGCCTGCCCATGCTGCAGCGTCAGCGCGATGCTCAGCAAGGTCTGAACACAGCGGGCTTCATCAGCGGTTATCGCGGCTCGCCTCTGGGCACGTATGACCAGTCACTGTGGAGCGCCAAGAAGCATCTGGCCGAGAACAATATCGTCTTCCAGCCCGGCGTGAACGAGGAACTGGGCGCGACGGCGGTCTGGGGCACGCAGCAGCTCGATCTCTATCCCGACACGAAGAAGTTCGACGGCGTGTTCGGCATCTGGTACGGCAAGGGTCCGGGCGTGGACCGCTGCTCCGATGTGTTCAAGCACGCCAACATGGCGGGCACCTCCAAGCATGGCGGCGTGATCGCGATTGCGGGCGACGACCACATCAGCAAGAGCTCCACCGCCGCGCACCAGAGCGATCACATCTTCAAGGCCTGCGGTCTGCCGGTGTTCTTCCCGAGCAGCGTGCAGGACATTCTCGACATGGGCTTGCACGCGTTTGCGATGAGCCGTTTCTCGGGCCTGTGGTCGGGCGTGAAGACGATTCAGGAAGTGGTGGAATCGTCGTCCAGCATCTCGGTCGATCCCGACCGCGTGAAGATCATCCTGCCCGAAGACTTCCAGATGCCGCCGGGCGGCCTGCACATCCGCTGGCCCGACGCGCCGCTGGAGCAGGAAGCGCGCCTGATGGACTACAAGTGGTACGCCGCGCTGGCCTATGTGCGTGCCAACAAGCTGAACTACAACGTCATCGAAGGCCAGAACGACCGCTTCGGCATCATCGCCAGCGGCAAGGCGTTCAACGACACGCGCCAGGCGCTGGCCGATCTGGGCATCGATGACGAGACCTGCCACCAACTCGGCATTCGTCTGCACAAGGTGAACGTGGTGTGGCCGCTCGAAGCGACCATCACCCGCGACTTCGCGCAGGGCCTGCAGGAAATTCTGGTCGTCGAGGAAAAGCGCCAGGTCATCGAGTACCAGCTCAAGGAAGAGCTCTACAACTGGCGCGCCGACGTGCGCCCCAACGTGCTCGGCAAGTTCGACGAGATCGAAGGCGACAACTCGGGCGGCGAATGGAGCATGCCCAACCCCAGCCAGAACTGGCTGCTGCGCCCCAAGGCCGACCTTACGCCCGCGATCATCGCCAAGGCGATTGCCAAGCGCCTGAAGAAGCTGGGCGTGTCCGCCGACATCGCGCGCCGCATGGACGAGCGCATCGCCGTCATCGAAGCCCGCGAACGCGCGCTGACCGAACCCAAGCAGCAGACCGGCGACCGCGTGCCATGGTTCTGCAGCGGCTGCCCGCACAACACCAGCACCCGCGTGCCCGATGGCTCGCGCGCCGTGGCCGGCATTGGCTGCCACTACATGACGACGTGGATGCCCGACCGCAACACCAGCACCTTCACGCAGATGGGCGGCGAAGGCGTGACGTGGGTCGGCCAGGCACCGTTCACCAAGGAAAACCATGTGTTCGCCAATCTGGGCGACGGCACGTACTTCCACAGCGGCCTGATGGCGATCCGCCAGAGCATTGCCTCGGGTGCCAACATCACCTACAAGATTCTGTACAACGACGCCGTGGCGATGACCGGCGGCCAGCAAGTGGGCGAACGCCCCGAAGGCCACTCGGTCGCGCAGATCGCGCACAGCCTGCGTGCCGAAGGCATCGTCAAGCTGGTGGTGGTGACCGACGAGCCGGAGAAGTACCACGGCCGCGCGCATCATGTCGATCCGACCGGCGCACGCGCCAAGCACGCCGAACTGATCAACGATCTGCCGCCCGGCATCGAGGTGTTCCACCGCGATGAACTCGACCGCATCCAGCGCGAGTTCCGCGAGATCAAGGGCGCGACCGCGATCATCTACGACCAGACCTGCGCGACCGAAAAGCGCCGTCGCCGCAAGCGCGGCAAGATGGCCACGCCATCCAAGACCGTGCTCATCAACGAGCTGGTCTGCGAAGGCTGCGGCGACTGCTCGACCAAGTCGAACTGCCTGTCGGTCGAGCCCGTGGAAACCGACTTCGGTCGCAAGCGCCGCATCAACCAGAACTCCTGCAACAAGGACTACTCCTGCGTGAACGGCTTCTGCCCGAGCTTCGTGACCATCGAAGGTGGCGAACTCAAGAAGGCCAAAAAGGAAAAGAAGGGCGACCTCACCGCGCTGCTGCCGATCCCCGAACCCGTTCTGCCCGTGGCCGAAAGCGCTTGGGGCATCGTCGTGGCGGGCGTGGGTGGCACGGGCGTGATCACCATCGGCTCGCTGCTCGGCATGGCCGCGCACCTGGAAGGCAAGGGCGTGATCACGCAAGACGCCGCAGGCTTGGCGCAAAAGGGTGGATCGACCTGGAGCCACATCCAGATCGCCAATCGTCCCGAGGCCATCTTCACCACCAAGGTGGACACGGCCAAGGCCGACCTCGTGATCGGCTGCGACCCCATCGTCGCCGCCAACAAGTCCACGCTCTCGGTGATGCAGCCGGGCCGCACCTTCGTCGCGCTGAACACCAGCGGCACGCCATCGGCCGCCTTCGTGGGCAACCCGAACTGGCAGTTCCCCAAGGAAAGCTGCGAAGCCGCGATTGCCGATGCCGTCGGCAACGAACTGGTGGGGGTGTTCGACGCCGAACAAGTCGCCGCGCAACTGCTGGGCGACAGCATCTACACCAACCCGCTGATGCTCGGCTACGCCTGGCAAAAGGGCCGCGTGCCCCTGAGCCACGCCTCGCTGATGCGCGCCATCGAACTCAACGGCGTGCAGATCGACAACAACAAGGCCGCGTTTGAATGGGGCCGTCGCTGCGCGTACAAATTGTCCGAAGTGCAAGCCCTGTTCCAGGCCGCACAGGTGATCGAATTCGTGAAGAAGCCCAGCCTGACCGAAATGGTGCACAAGCGCGTCGAATTCCTCACCGGATACCAGAACGCCGCCTACGCCAAGCAGTACAGCGACTTCGTTGAAAAGGTGCGCCAGTCCGAAGCCAAGCTCGGCCCCAGCACCAAGCTGTCCGAAGCCGTCGCACGCTACCTGTTCAAGCTGATGGCCTACAAGGACGAGTACGAAGTGGCGCGTCTGCACACCGACCAGGCATTCGTCTCGAAGATCGAAAACATGTTCGAAGGCGACTACAAGATCGTTCACCACCTCGCGCCGCCAGCCACGGCCAAGAAGAACGAAAAGGGCGAACTCATCAAGAAGAGCTACGGCCCCTGGATGCGCAAGGCCTTCGGCGTGCTCGCCGGTTTGAAGGGCCTGCGCGGCACGGCGCTCGACCCGTTCGGCAAGACCGAAGAGCGCAAGATGGAACGCGCCCTGATCGTCGAGTACCGCGCGAGCATCGAGGAAATCCTGAAGAGCCTCAATGCCCGCAACCTGTCGCTGGCCGTGGACATCGCCCGCATCCCCGAAGACATTCGCGGATATGGGCATGTGAAGGAGCGGCATCTGCATGCGGCTCGGGTCAAGTGGCAAGGGCTGCTTGCGCAGTGGCGCGGGGCGCCTGCCGAGGCGCGGGTTCGCGAGACTGCTTGA